From the Bubalus kerabau isolate K-KA32 ecotype Philippines breed swamp buffalo chromosome 2, PCC_UOA_SB_1v2, whole genome shotgun sequence genome, one window contains:
- the LOC129643110 gene encoding DNA methyltransferase 1-associated protein 1-like yields the protein MGKTTLADGATRVYGTDYQGLEPVLGVELSPEEGLVRRLSEARPELVQVDQLEQDGAASGDEPRALAPAGCCEAATPALVRALEEPEPGLGPAPSKGTIVYHHRTHRVQEEAMEIISSSSSVKKTKKP from the coding sequence ATGGGCAAGACTACCCTAGCAGATGGAGCTACTAGGGTCTATGGAACAGACTATCAAGGCCTGGAACCAGTGCTGGGtgtggagctgagcccggaggaGGGGTTGGTGCGCAGGCTCAGCGAGGCGCGGCCCGAGCTGGTGCAGGTGGATCAGCTCGAGCAGGATGGCGCCGCCAGTGGGGACGAGCCCCGGGCGCTGGCCCCGGCTGGGTGCTGCGAGGCTGCAACCCCAGCGTTGGTGCGGGCCCTGGAGGAGCCTGAACCTGGCCTGGGGCCTGCTCCTAGCAAGGGCACCATCGTCTACCATCATCGCACCCATCGCGTCCAGGAGGAAGCGATGGAAATCATCTCCAGCTCCTCTTCTGTGAAGAAAACCAAGAAACCTTGA